One Bacteroidia bacterium genomic region harbors:
- a CDS encoding IS5 family transposase: protein MKAYPTNLTDIQYEAIEKIVNDNRKRKHPLRCIVDALLYITKTGVQWRLLPKDFPKWQLVYYYFRKWTAEGLIEEIHDFLRDKLRKEKGKHVSPSLGLIDSQTVKTCSFSLSNGYDGNKKIKGRKRHIITDTFGFIIAIVIHNADIQDREGAKYVLEELRYKYPRLTKILADQGYTGNLAEWILKSLNYTLEIVKKVAGISGFNVLPKRWIVERTFGWLGFQRRLVNDYEFHPECSTSFVHLAMIRIMLNRIKK from the coding sequence ATGAAAGCCTACCCAACCAACCTAACTGATATTCAGTACGAAGCTATTGAAAAAATAGTAAATGATAACAGGAAAAGAAAGCATCCTTTAAGATGTATTGTAGACGCATTATTGTACATCACCAAAACTGGTGTTCAATGGAGATTGCTGCCTAAAGATTTCCCTAAGTGGCAACTCGTTTATTATTATTTCAGAAAATGGACAGCAGAAGGGCTTATTGAAGAAATACATGATTTTTTGCGTGATAAGTTAAGAAAGGAAAAAGGAAAACATGTTTCACCAAGTCTTGGATTAATTGATAGTCAAACTGTTAAAACTTGTTCTTTCTCGTTATCAAACGGTTATGACGGAAACAAGAAAATTAAAGGAAGAAAAAGACATATTATTACTGACACATTCGGATTTATTATAGCTATTGTGATTCATAACGCTGATATTCAGGACAGAGAAGGAGCTAAATATGTTCTTGAAGAATTAAGATATAAGTACCCTAGATTGACAAAAATATTGGCAGATCAAGGTTATACCGGTAACTTAGCTGAATGGATTTTAAAAAGTTTGAATTACACTTTGGAAATTGTAAAAAAAGTGGCAGGAATTAGTGGATTTAATGTCTTACCCAAGAGATGGATAGTTGAACGAACTTTTGGATGGCTTGGTTTTCAACGAAGATTGGTTAATGACTATGAATTCCACCCCGAATGCAGTACAAGCTTTGTGCACTTAGCTATGATTAGAATTATGCTTAACAGAATAAAAAAATAA
- a CDS encoding dehydrogenase E1 component subunit alpha/beta, protein MSVAETMKPVIHFDRKGLSDKTLLDLYRAILLPRIIEEKMLILLRQNKISKWFSGIGQEAIAVGCTKALETSDYIFPLHRNLGVFTAREVNLVRLFCQWQGKKNGFTKGRDRSFHFGTQEYRIIGMISHLGAMLGVADGVSLASNLDQDSVISLVFSGDGGASEGDFHEAINVAAVWDLPVIFLIENNGYGLSTPSSDQFRCKQFIDKAIGYGIEAVQVDGNNIVDVYVAVQDIAQKMRQNRKPVILEAMTFRMRGHEEASGTKYVPKELQDFWATKDPVRNYEAWLLEIGVLQEAQIQEIRSEFKHQIEQALEQTFAQPEITPDTEEELADVYAPAFSNYILPTGEEKEMRTIDAISQGLKQAMLQDPNLILMGQDIAEYGGVFKITDGFVQEFGKERVRNTPLCESAIIATGLGLSLRDKSAMVEMQFADFVSCGFNQIVNNLAKNHYRWQQPVNVTVRMPTGAGVAAGPFHSQSNEAWFFKVPGLKVVYPSNPYSAKGLLTTSLREPNPVIFFEHKVLYRSISGLVPQQYYNLPLGKAVITKFGTDITIVTYGMGVHWALEISQLIPDTSIEIIDLQTLLPWDSEMVFSSVKKTGKCLVLHEDTLTGGVGAEIAAAISEEMFRYLDAPVMRVGSLDTPIPFTANLEKNFLPKNIFHQKLLKLIDY, encoded by the coding sequence ATGTCCGTTGCCGAAACAATGAAACCGGTTATTCATTTTGATCGAAAAGGTTTATCTGACAAGACATTATTGGATTTGTATAGAGCCATCTTGTTGCCCAGAATAATTGAGGAAAAGATGCTGATTTTGCTACGTCAAAATAAAATCAGCAAGTGGTTTTCCGGAATTGGCCAAGAAGCTATTGCAGTAGGATGCACAAAAGCCTTAGAAACTTCAGATTATATTTTTCCTCTGCATCGAAACTTAGGCGTTTTTACTGCCCGAGAAGTTAATTTAGTGAGGCTTTTCTGCCAATGGCAGGGAAAAAAGAACGGTTTTACCAAAGGGCGCGACCGGTCTTTTCATTTTGGGACTCAAGAATACCGGATTATCGGTATGATTTCTCACCTGGGAGCTATGCTCGGTGTCGCTGACGGCGTAAGTTTAGCTTCCAATTTAGATCAAGATTCTGTTATTTCCCTTGTTTTTTCCGGAGACGGCGGTGCCAGTGAAGGTGATTTCCATGAAGCTATAAATGTAGCCGCAGTTTGGGACTTACCGGTGATTTTTTTGATTGAAAACAATGGCTACGGGCTTTCCACGCCTTCTTCAGACCAGTTTCGTTGTAAACAATTTATAGACAAAGCAATAGGCTATGGAATAGAAGCCGTTCAGGTAGATGGAAACAACATCGTTGATGTTTATGTAGCGGTACAGGATATTGCCCAGAAAATGCGCCAAAACCGTAAGCCGGTTATTTTAGAAGCGATGACGTTTCGTATGCGCGGGCACGAAGAAGCCTCAGGAACTAAATATGTACCCAAAGAATTGCAAGATTTCTGGGCAACCAAGGACCCTGTGAGAAATTATGAGGCATGGCTATTGGAAATCGGAGTATTACAAGAAGCACAGATTCAGGAAATTCGTTCAGAATTTAAGCATCAAATAGAGCAGGCTCTTGAGCAAACTTTTGCTCAGCCGGAAATAACACCTGATACAGAAGAAGAACTCGCCGATGTCTATGCACCAGCCTTTTCTAACTATATTTTGCCTACCGGCGAAGAAAAGGAGATGCGCACCATTGACGCTATTTCCCAAGGCTTAAAACAAGCGATGCTGCAAGACCCCAACCTGATTCTGATGGGGCAGGATATTGCCGAATATGGCGGCGTTTTTAAAATAACAGACGGGTTTGTGCAAGAGTTTGGTAAAGAAAGAGTTAGAAACACCCCTCTTTGTGAATCTGCTATCATAGCTACTGGCTTAGGGTTGTCTCTTAGAGATAAATCCGCTATGGTAGAAATGCAGTTTGCAGACTTTGTTTCCTGCGGTTTTAATCAGATTGTTAATAACTTAGCTAAAAATCATTATCGGTGGCAGCAACCCGTTAATGTAACAGTCCGAATGCCTACCGGTGCCGGTGTTGCCGCAGGGCCTTTTCATTCCCAAAGTAATGAAGCATGGTTTTTTAAAGTACCCGGCCTCAAAGTAGTCTATCCTTCCAATCCTTATTCTGCTAAGGGATTACTAACCACTTCTTTACGGGAACCTAACCCGGTTATCTTTTTTGAACATAAAGTTTTATACAGAAGTATAAGTGGCTTAGTACCACAGCAATACTATAATTTACCGCTTGGTAAAGCCGTTATTACTAAGTTCGGAACAGATATTACGATTGTTACTTATGGCATGGGAGTTCATTGGGCTTTGGAAATCAGCCAGTTGATTCCGGATACTTCTATTGAAATTATTGACTTACAAACTTTATTGCCTTGGGATTCTGAAATGGTATTTAGCTCTGTGAAAAAAACCGGAAAATGTTTGGTATTACACGAAGACACCCTCACCGGAGGCGTTGGTGCAGAAATAGCAGCCGCAATCAGTGAAGAAATGTTCCGCTATTTAGATGCTCCCGTTATGCGAGTAGGTTCTTTAGATACCCCAATTCCTTTTACCGCTAACTTAGAAAAAAACTTCCTGCCTAAAAATATATTTCACCAAAAATTACTGAAACTTATTGATTACTAA
- the accB gene encoding acetyl-CoA carboxylase biotin carboxyl carrier protein — protein sequence MDYKAIQEILRFVNESELAEVEIEHKDFKIKVKRKSEPVIIASQPAVSPTVVSVPETKPVHQIPVTPAISIPETTTSSQPKPSKNYIFKSPLIGTYYKSPGPDKDPFVKVGDVIHKGTVLCIVEAMKLFNEIESDIEGRIVNILVDNASPVEYDQALFEIELS from the coding sequence ATGGACTATAAAGCAATCCAGGAGATTCTTCGTTTTGTAAACGAATCAGAACTTGCAGAGGTAGAAATTGAGCATAAAGACTTTAAAATCAAGGTTAAAAGAAAGTCAGAACCTGTAATTATTGCGTCTCAACCGGCTGTTTCACCAACGGTAGTTTCTGTTCCGGAAACTAAACCAGTTCATCAGATACCAGTTACGCCAGCTATTTCTATCCCGGAAACCACAACTTCTTCGCAGCCAAAACCCTCTAAAAATTATATTTTTAAATCACCTTTGATTGGTACATATTACAAATCTCCCGGGCCAGATAAAGATCCTTTTGTAAAAGTTGGCGATGTTATTCACAAAGGAACAGTGCTGTGCATTGTAGAAGCCATGAAGCTATTTAATGAAATAGAGTCAGACATAGAAGGCCGTATAGTCAATATTTTGGTTGATAATGCCAGCCCTGTAGAATATGATCAGGCTTTGTTTGAAATAGAACTCTCCTGA
- a CDS encoding NUDIX domain-containing protein, with translation MIEAAGGKVFSPEGLVLVIKRFGNWDLPKGKIEIGEMPNEAAVREVREETGLNEVVIIEKLTPIYHLYQNYHEQNSWVIKKTHWFKMFAPTPNQLVPQIIESIEEAKWVSINELSKLSTYKSLEKLFKIEVI, from the coding sequence TTGATAGAAGCAGCCGGCGGAAAAGTATTTTCACCGGAAGGATTGGTGTTGGTAATCAAGCGTTTTGGAAATTGGGACTTACCCAAAGGGAAAATAGAAATAGGAGAAATGCCCAATGAAGCTGCCGTACGGGAAGTGCGTGAAGAAACCGGCCTGAACGAAGTGGTAATAATTGAAAAACTTACCCCAATCTATCATTTATACCAAAACTACCATGAACAAAATAGCTGGGTAATCAAAAAAACACATTGGTTCAAAATGTTTGCCCCTACACCTAACCAACTTGTGCCTCAAATTATAGAATCAATAGAAGAAGCTAAGTGGGTTAGTATAAATGAATTATCAAAATTATCTACCTATAAATCTTTAGAAAAACTGTTTAAGATAGAAGTGATTTAA
- the accC gene encoding acetyl-CoA carboxylase biotin carboxylase subunit has product MFKKILIANRGEIALRIVRTCREMGIETVAVYSTADKDSLHVRFADEAVCIGPPPSRDSYLNMQNIISAAEICGVDGIHPGYGFLSENARFSQLCQEYGIKFIGPPPGVIAIMGDKATAKDTMRKANVPVVPGSDGLILNPQEGKKIADAIGYPVIIKATAGGGGKGMRLVWKPEDFYDSFNMAQQEALAAFSNDGVYIEKYIEKPRHIEIQVVGDQYGNVCHLSERDCSIQRRHQKLVEEAPSPALTPSLRHKMGEAAVAAAKSVNYEGPGTIEFLLDKNGDFYFMEMNTRIQVEHPVTEEIFFYDLIKEQIKVAAGVPVSGKHYYPENRYAMEVRINAEDPFNDFRPCPGRITQFHKPGGHGVRVDTHVYAGYMIPPYYDSMIGKLIVSAFSREEVIDKMSRALDEFVIEGIKTTIPFHQRLMKNEAFKRGDFSTNFIQEHYQELLG; this is encoded by the coding sequence GTGTTTAAGAAGATTTTGATTGCCAATCGGGGTGAAATTGCCTTACGTATTGTGCGCACGTGTCGGGAGATGGGAATAGAGACGGTAGCGGTGTATTCTACTGCGGATAAAGATAGCTTGCACGTCCGTTTTGCCGATGAGGCTGTGTGCATTGGTCCACCTCCAAGCCGAGATAGCTACCTAAATATGCAAAATATTATTTCGGCAGCAGAAATTTGCGGAGTAGATGGAATCCACCCGGGATACGGCTTCCTTTCTGAAAATGCACGTTTTTCCCAACTTTGCCAAGAATACGGAATCAAGTTTATTGGTCCGCCTCCCGGAGTAATTGCTATTATGGGCGATAAAGCTACGGCCAAAGATACGATGCGTAAAGCAAATGTGCCGGTAGTACCGGGTTCTGACGGCTTAATATTAAACCCACAAGAAGGAAAAAAAATTGCAGATGCAATCGGGTATCCTGTAATCATAAAAGCCACAGCCGGCGGCGGCGGAAAAGGAATGCGCCTCGTTTGGAAACCAGAGGACTTTTATGACTCCTTTAATATGGCGCAGCAGGAAGCATTAGCCGCTTTCTCAAATGATGGTGTTTATATCGAAAAATATATTGAAAAGCCAAGACACATTGAAATTCAGGTAGTTGGAGATCAATATGGTAACGTCTGCCATCTTTCAGAAAGAGATTGTTCTATTCAGCGAAGACATCAGAAGTTGGTTGAAGAAGCACCCAGCCCGGCACTTACCCCCTCGTTACGCCACAAAATGGGTGAAGCAGCCGTAGCTGCCGCCAAATCCGTAAACTATGAAGGTCCGGGAACAATCGAGTTTCTATTAGATAAAAATGGAGACTTCTACTTCATGGAAATGAATACCCGAATTCAGGTAGAACACCCCGTTACGGAGGAAATTTTCTTTTATGACCTCATAAAAGAACAAATTAAAGTAGCCGCAGGAGTTCCGGTATCCGGTAAGCATTATTATCCGGAAAATCGTTATGCTATGGAAGTGCGTATCAATGCCGAAGACCCGTTCAATGACTTTAGACCATGCCCCGGCAGGATTACTCAATTCCATAAGCCGGGCGGGCACGGTGTGCGAGTAGATACCCACGTATATGCCGGATATATGATCCCACCTTACTATGACTCAATGATAGGAAAACTGATTGTTTCAGCTTTCTCCCGCGAAGAAGTTATTGATAAAATGTCCCGCGCATTAGATGAGTTCGTTATCGAAGGGATAAAAACAACCATTCCTTTTCACCAACGTCTGATGAAAAACGAAGCCTTTAAACGAGGAGATTTTTCTACAAACTTTATTCAGGAACACTACCAAGAGTTATTAGGTTAA
- the accC gene encoding acetyl-CoA carboxylase biotin carboxylase subunit, protein MKRLLVANRGEIALRIMRTARELGITVIAVYSEADRTSPHVRYADEAFCLGEAASAQSYLRGDAIIELCQKHQIDAIHPGYGFLSENAGFARKVREAGITFIGPSAESMETMGSKIAAKQAVRKYGVPLVPGVDEAVLDVQTGKKIAQEIGYPVLIKASAGGGGKGMRIVQDPETFEEQMNLAISEAINAFGDGSVFIERYVASPRHIEIQVLGDLHGNIVYLFERECSVQRRHQKVIEEAPSSILSPELRKAMGEAAVNACRACNYFNAGTVEFLVDENLNFYFLEMNTRLQVEHPVTEMITGLDLVAEQIRIAEGNPLTFSQEDLKINGHSLEIRVYAEDPLNKFLPDIGTLTVYNRPAGPGIRVDDGFEEGMNIPVYYDPMIAKLIVHAPDRKAAIQKMIRAIDEYQIVGVKNTLDFCKFVLNHPAFVSGNFDTHFVQKYFDPENLHPELTENEIIAGLLLAQQFLQKQHQNIQPLNNTTTASDSNWRRNRT, encoded by the coding sequence ATGAAAAGATTATTGGTTGCAAACCGTGGGGAGATTGCCCTGCGAATTATGCGGACGGCGCGGGAGTTGGGTATAACCGTTATTGCAGTGTATTCTGAGGCTGATAGGACTTCCCCCCATGTGCGTTATGCCGATGAAGCCTTTTGCTTAGGAGAGGCTGCTTCGGCTCAATCCTATTTACGAGGTGATGCAATTATTGAATTGTGCCAAAAACACCAAATTGATGCGATTCATCCGGGCTACGGTTTTTTGTCTGAAAATGCCGGTTTTGCGCGTAAAGTCAGGGAGGCCGGAATCACATTTATTGGCCCAAGTGCTGAATCTATGGAAACTATGGGTAGCAAAATTGCCGCAAAACAAGCTGTTCGTAAATATGGAGTTCCGTTAGTACCCGGCGTAGATGAAGCCGTTTTAGATGTTCAAACAGGGAAAAAAATAGCTCAAGAAATTGGTTATCCAGTGCTAATCAAGGCATCAGCCGGCGGTGGCGGAAAAGGTATGCGCATAGTACAAGACCCAGAAACTTTTGAGGAGCAGATGAACTTAGCCATATCAGAAGCTATTAATGCCTTTGGGGACGGCTCTGTGTTCATCGAACGTTATGTAGCATCTCCCCGTCATATCGAAATTCAGGTATTGGGAGATCTACATGGAAACATTGTGTATCTATTTGAGCGTGAATGCTCTGTGCAACGCCGCCACCAAAAAGTAATAGAAGAAGCACCTTCATCTATTTTGTCTCCAGAACTCCGAAAAGCAATGGGCGAAGCCGCTGTAAATGCTTGTCGCGCTTGTAATTACTTTAATGCCGGCACCGTTGAATTTTTGGTAGATGAAAACCTAAACTTCTACTTTTTAGAGATGAACACTCGCTTGCAGGTAGAACATCCTGTAACAGAGATGATTACCGGATTAGATTTAGTAGCGGAGCAAATCCGTATTGCAGAAGGCAACCCGCTTACGTTTTCGCAAGAAGACCTCAAGATAAACGGACATTCGCTGGAAATTCGCGTTTATGCCGAAGACCCACTAAATAAATTTTTACCGGATATTGGTACGCTAACCGTCTATAATCGTCCGGCAGGGCCGGGAATCCGTGTTGATGACGGCTTTGAAGAAGGAATGAACATTCCGGTTTATTATGATCCAATGATTGCTAAGCTAATCGTACACGCACCTGACCGTAAGGCAGCCATCCAAAAAATGATCAGAGCTATTGATGAATACCAAATCGTGGGGGTAAAAAATACCCTTGACTTCTGTAAATTTGTGCTGAATCATCCGGCATTTGTGTCCGGAAACTTTGACACTCACTTTGTCCAAAAATATTTTGATCCAGAAAATTTACATCCTGAATTAACTGAAAATGAAATTATAGCAGGATTATTGTTAGCACAGCAGTTCTTGCAAAAACAGCATCAGAATATCCAACCCCTAAATAACACAACTACTGCTTCGGATTCTAATTGGAGACGAAACAGGACATAA
- a CDS encoding PfkB family carbohydrate kinase gives MLINMDSVSLFWEATTNLRILVVGDVMLDRYLWGGVSRISPEAPVPVVDVRQEENRPGGAANVASNLAALGTTPILAGIVGLDKEGNDFIETLSLNQLNTNGIIKSNQRRTTSKIRIIGNQQHLLRVDKEDRYPLSNQELEDFRPLVFDLLAQCDALLFEDYDKGLLSQDIIQALIQQANNTNKPVIVDPKFKNFWHYAGSSCFKPNLKELSEGVGIPLRNGDIPAIQDAVLLLRKKMPHKYTVVTLSENGMLCCDENEHFRHIPAHFRKIVDVSGAGDTVVSVLTLAIAVGLPIYQATQLANLAGGIVCEEVGVVAIDKNKLYQEYSKNFTEKK, from the coding sequence GTGTTAATAAATATGGATTCTGTGTCATTATTTTGGGAAGCTACAACTAACTTGCGAATTTTGGTTGTAGGGGACGTTATGTTGGATAGATATTTGTGGGGGGGTGTTTCTCGGATTTCGCCAGAGGCTCCGGTTCCCGTTGTGGACGTTCGGCAGGAGGAGAACCGACCCGGCGGGGCTGCCAATGTTGCCTCTAACTTAGCTGCATTGGGCACAACGCCTATACTCGCCGGAATAGTAGGTTTAGATAAAGAAGGAAATGACTTTATCGAAACTTTATCTCTGAATCAATTGAATACTAATGGAATAATTAAATCAAACCAACGTAGAACTACCTCTAAAATCCGCATTATCGGAAACCAACAGCACCTACTTCGGGTAGATAAAGAAGATAGATACCCGCTTTCTAATCAAGAACTTGAAGATTTTCGTCCATTAGTTTTTGACCTTTTGGCTCAATGCGATGCACTGTTGTTTGAAGATTATGATAAAGGACTACTTTCGCAAGACATTATTCAGGCACTCATCCAACAAGCCAATAATACCAATAAGCCGGTTATAGTAGATCCAAAGTTTAAAAATTTTTGGCATTATGCCGGTAGCTCTTGTTTTAAGCCAAATTTAAAAGAGCTCAGTGAAGGCGTTGGAATACCACTTCGTAATGGAGATATTCCGGCTATTCAAGACGCGGTGTTGTTATTACGAAAAAAAATGCCTCATAAATACACCGTAGTAACCCTAAGTGAAAATGGAATGTTATGTTGTGATGAAAATGAACACTTTAGACATATACCGGCACATTTTCGCAAAATTGTTGATGTTTCCGGTGCCGGAGATACGGTGGTAAGTGTGCTTACATTAGCCATTGCCGTTGGGCTACCTATTTACCAAGCTACTCAGCTCGCCAACCTTGCAGGGGGAATTGTGTGTGAAGAAGTGGGCGTTGTTGCCATAGACAAAAACAAGCTCTATCAAGAATATTCCAAAAATTTTACTGAAAAAAAATAA
- a CDS encoding LysM peptidoglycan-binding domain-containing protein yields the protein MQYKTHYPFIHYRQNYWQWKDVQAVQPFFEALKHTDSQKVKIVHIGDSHVQADVFTGFIRGRLQDIFGNGGRGLVFPYAAARTHSAVDYLTYVTGKWEYAKNIHYEPKFSLGLTGVTIRTQDQRATFRFNFHSNTAKTAKTLLKIYHPQNKTGSFILNLKTSPTELPIKINLDTADTALPYTKLLFDKPIDWLEGSFSGSNGGYFFETYGFSLENPEETGILYHSVGINGAGLYSILAQDLMANQIAEINPNLVVIDLGANDYYGSNINEIEYEQNLRKIIQNIREACPNTSFLIGCSQDIYRYHYNITDCEKASQIAQKVAFDLNCAFYDYYNVAGGKNVMLEWENYQLAKRDRVHLTNEGYLNRGELFANALLTSYYAYLKNENPVNLQINESIMDDSTDNITRPEMNTDSLGVTVFFAKQNITKPVSTYKNPYMNTATYVARTTRSSTHTVQHGENLGAIAQKYHVSVKNIMLWNNLRNTTIFPKQKLIIQLPPTNQFQPRTPTTQTKPPATSQTTTPNSTQKSLKPTQYTVKNGDNLWIIAKKHGTTVEKIQKLNPKIGSTLRVGQIILIP from the coding sequence TTGCAGTATAAGACACATTATCCATTTATTCATTACCGGCAGAATTATTGGCAGTGGAAGGATGTGCAGGCGGTTCAGCCTTTTTTTGAGGCTTTAAAGCATACAGATTCACAAAAGGTTAAGATAGTTCATATTGGGGATTCCCACGTTCAGGCAGATGTCTTTACTGGATTTATCAGGGGGAGGCTGCAAGATATTTTTGGCAATGGTGGGCGCGGGCTGGTTTTTCCCTATGCGGCTGCGAGGACGCACTCCGCCGTTGATTACCTTACTTATGTTACTGGAAAATGGGAATACGCTAAAAATATTCATTATGAGCCCAAATTTTCACTGGGGCTTACTGGCGTTACCATAAGAACCCAAGATCAACGGGCAACATTCCGCTTTAACTTTCATTCAAATACAGCTAAGACCGCTAAAACGCTGCTGAAAATATATCACCCGCAAAACAAAACCGGCTCTTTTATACTAAATCTAAAAACCAGCCCTACGGAACTCCCTATAAAAATCAACTTGGACACCGCAGACACAGCACTTCCTTACACAAAACTGTTATTTGATAAACCCATAGACTGGTTAGAAGGAAGTTTTTCAGGATCAAATGGAGGCTATTTCTTTGAAACATACGGATTTAGCTTAGAAAATCCAGAAGAAACTGGTATTTTGTATCATTCAGTAGGGATTAATGGCGCGGGTTTATACAGCATCTTAGCGCAAGATTTAATGGCTAATCAAATCGCTGAAATTAACCCAAACTTGGTTGTAATAGACTTAGGTGCAAACGATTATTATGGAAGCAACATTAACGAAATTGAATACGAGCAAAATTTACGAAAAATCATCCAAAACATTCGTGAAGCCTGCCCTAATACTTCATTCTTGATTGGATGCTCGCAGGATATTTACCGCTATCATTACAACATCACCGATTGCGAAAAAGCCTCCCAGATTGCACAAAAAGTTGCCTTTGACCTTAACTGCGCTTTCTATGACTACTACAACGTTGCCGGAGGAAAAAACGTAATGTTAGAATGGGAAAACTACCAATTAGCTAAAAGAGATAGAGTACACCTAACAAACGAAGGTTATTTGAATAGAGGAGAACTCTTTGCAAATGCTTTATTAACATCTTATTATGCTTATTTAAAAAACGAAAATCCGGTTAATTTACAGATTAATGAAAGTATTATGGATGACTCTACCGATAATATTACCCGACCCGAAATGAATACAGACAGTTTAGGGGTTACGGTTTTCTTTGCCAAACAAAATATTACTAAACCAGTATCTACCTATAAAAATCCATATATGAATACGGCTACGTATGTTGCCAGAACGACCCGAAGTTCCACCCACACCGTACAGCACGGAGAAAACTTAGGTGCTATCGCCCAAAAATATCATGTTTCCGTAAAAAATATAATGCTCTGGAATAACCTGCGCAATACGACAATTTTTCCAAAACAAAAACTAATTATCCAGCTTCCGCCTACTAACCAATTTCAGCCCAGAACGCCTACAACACAAACAAAACCTCCAGCTACCAGCCAAACAACAACTCCAAATTCAACCCAAAAGAGCTTAAAACCAACTCAATATACGGTAAAAAATGGTGATAATCTATGGATTATTGCTAAAAAGCACGGAACTACCGTTGAAAAAATACAAAAACTAAATCCTAAAATAGGATCAACCCTAAGAGTTGGCCAGATAATATTGATACCGTAG